The following DNA comes from Girardinichthys multiradiatus isolate DD_20200921_A chromosome 2, DD_fGirMul_XY1, whole genome shotgun sequence.
TGGATTTCTGGACTCATACAGCGTGTGCCGGACTTAAGAGGAATGAAGTCTAATATTATATGTTCACatctattaataaaaaaaaatctaatttgatcCTTTTAGTTTTCACATGCAAAGATACATATCATGTTCTATAGCAAAAGAAGGAtaactggatggatggagggatagaGGGAGGGAGGGTCAGAGAGATGTAGGGGAAAAAAGATGaaggggtggatggatggatggagggagggagaaaaaagggaTGGATAGACTATTAGACAGCGTGAGAAAGAGAGGGATGATGGATAAAGGCACATTTCAAGATAAAAGGTCCAAACTGGTTAATGAACTAGAAAAGCTCACCTGGAGCTTCTTACTGCTTAGTCCCAGCGATCTGTCCACAGCCCTGCAGCTGCTCTCCAGCTGGATGGCCTGTCTCTCTTGGGCCTTCAACTCTGCCTTGACCCGGAGGGCCTGAGCCCGAGCCTCAGCCTCACTGACCCACTGGGTCTCCTGGCgctctctctgcagcttctcctctTCGAGGCCTGCTTCTACCCCCTGATAAGCAAAACAAAAGGCAATgctgagaaaataaaaagaaacctaTTACTAAATGTAACAGTTTTGTAACTCTTACACCACTTTGATAAATTAGATCTATTTTTGCTAATGAACAGAGAAAATCTCCCATAGATGATATACCTTTAACATTGCGAGCTTTTCTTCCATTTCTATCTCGCAGCCCTGCAGTCGTCCTCGCAGCTCCTGCAGTCTGTCCTCCAGCTGTCTCTCGCTCTCTATCTCAATCTGCAGCTCAGTGGCCCAAAACTCTTCCTCCTCCATTTCCACCTCATTCTTCCTGAGGTGCTTCTCCAGCCTCAGGATCTCATCTAGCAACCCTCCCCCTCTACCCAGATCTGCAGCACCTCGCGCACCTCGGCCCCTTGACCAGGCTTGGAGCTCGGCCTCATAGGCCTCCAGCTTCTTCTCCAGCACATTCAGAGTCTCTCTTTGCAGACTGACCAGTCTGACCAGATCTTCCATGCGACAGGTCCACAAGCCTGGGGAAGCAGTCCCGCAGGCTGGCCCCAAGTGGTGATGATTCCCGCCATTTCCCAAGAAAAGTCTCCGCCTCCCCTCTGCCTCCCCGATCTGGCTTCCGCTCAGAATCTCCCTCAGGCTCCTAGGTGCACCGGTGAAGGTTAGGGACTTGCGGCGCGGTTCGCGGCGGCAAAGAGAGCCATCGTTGGGGTGACGAAGCTTCGCAAGAGGAGGCAGACTCTGACGATGAAACCCGCGTTCAGGACCCCTAAGCGGGGGGCCCTCTGAGGGGGGGCGTTCAGTGAGCGAGGGGCCCGTGCGATGAAGGATTAGCTGGACGTCACCAGCATACTGACCCCAGGTGTTTAAAGAGGCCACGGGGCTCTCGTGAGGGGCCAAGTGACGCTCTGTGTCCCGCCATTTCTCTACTAAAGTGTATCTCCCCGTGCGACCTGTAAACgacaaacacattaaaacatggTCAGAGATGACATCACAGTAAAGCTAATCACAGGAACGATAAAAGCACAATAAAAGCAGTTTGGACAAAGCAAACCTGTGGAAGgaggtgctctgctcagatgggtctacatgcaaaatgccatGTGTGGAGGAGAACTAACACAGCGCATCACCCAAACACACGATCCACAGGTTGAAACATaatggaggcagcatcatgatgtggggatacttttcatCACCAGGCAAAGGAAGGCAGGTCAAAGTTGGTATAATAGATGGTGCTGAATACAGGTTAATTAGAATTAACCTATTAGAGGGTGCATAAGACTTAAGACAGAGGTGCAGGGTAACCTTACAGCAACAATACTACACATGCAGccagaaatacaataaaatggttATTATCTTAGCACATTCATATGTTgaagaatggcccagttaaggtccagacctaaatccaacgaAAATCTGTCACAAAGTTGCTTTTTACAGTCCCTCTCCATTCAGTCTGAAACATGCCAACATCTTCcgatgtttatttgtaaaatattttgaaaaccatgcatcaacctctttccactttacaattaccTATTTGTTTGTGTTGGACAATCTTCACAAAGTacgttaaagtttgtggtttaatGGGGGTATGAACACCTTTTTGAAGGCGctgcaaacaaaagaaaacgaAACAAAGACAGATCTGTAGATCTGTAGTTTTAGCACTTTGAATAACTACTTTTCCTATTTGGTTTATTGATTTTAACATAGATTTCTTTAAGTTTTGCCaataaagacctaaaaaagtgcATACACAGAAACGCTCAATAAACGTCATAGCACTGAATCAATATTTACGTTTGATCCATTAGAGTGGTGTATATGTGGGGAACATCGAAAGGCAGAGGAGGGGGTTCAGAGAGAAGTGCTGCTTTCACAATTTGGCAGGATACGAGGAGGATGAGTCAGACTTTCCTTCCTCCTCCCCTGCACTTAGTGGGAAGTGATGTCAATACATTTTGCTCAAGTGCCTCCATTTCTGCAACAGTCATATGGGAAAGCGGAGTGCGTAAAGCCAAGAATTCACCAATATAGCCCCTGATTATGGCCCACCGTTTCTCAGCGGGAGCGTAAAATGAAGAGGGGAGAGATGGCAGTTGTTTCCCTCATCTGGGCCTCCTTTTCTGCCTGAAAACAACAGCTTGACATTTTAGAGAAACTTACACTATGATTATAGGAGGGTGTTTCTGAATGCCAAGTAGTACACTTTCACATAACTATATCTGTTCATGCCGTCATATCGGGGCCAGAAAATCGTTTGGACAAGAAATACGTCAGACTGATTAAATATATGGGTCAAAAACATCAGCTAGATAATTTGGAAGATGAGGAAGGCCGTGattaaaaaagtacttttaacaACATTCTCTCAGGATAACgtaacatttttctcattatCTCAAAATAACAAAGCTTTAATCTTGAGATagtgatttatatattttttccccaaCTTAAACATGTtacttttatgtaaaaaaaaaaaaaaaagatcatatttttattagttttaaagtATAACTATGAAATTATTTGTAATGATCTTTTTTGTACAAATTTGATGTTGCTTTCGAGCTTTTAGCATGTATTGTTGGTTCGGCAGGCAAACACTAGTCATTCAAATTTataataatcaaagcaaagccCAAAAcctatgaagcaggaaaacaagtTAAAGTTTAGTATGAACATTATAACAAACCGAGTTGAAATTAGTTAAGTCACAGTCACAAAACTAATGTAGACTGTGTAATACTGAgggaatgtatttattttactgcaCTTTAAAGTTTcggaggttagagagaacatGGATTTTCT
Coding sequences within:
- the LOC124856245 gene encoding ras association domain-containing protein 8 isoform X1, which gives rise to MELKVWVDGVQRVVCGVTEATTCQEVVIALAQAIGRTGRYTLVEKWRDTERHLAPHESPVASLNTWGQYAGDVQLILHRTGPSLTERPPSEGPPLRGPERGFHRQSLPPLAKLRHPNDGSLCRREPRRKSLTFTGAPRSLREILSGSQIGEAEGRRRLFLGNGGNHHHLGPACGTASPGLWTCRMEDLVRLVSLQRETLNVLEKKLEAYEAELQAWSRGRGARGAADLGRGGGLLDEILRLEKHLRKNEVEMEEEEFWATELQIEIESERQLEDRLQELRGRLQGCEIEMEEKLAMLKGVEAGLEEEKLQRERQETQWVSEAEARAQALRVKAELKAQERQAIQLESSCRAVDRSLGLSSKKLQDMQQELEQLTKELRQVNLQQFIQQTGTKVTVLPAEPTEDDCANSSSDLAALTGSLKRPVSTQPMSSHLRVLANHLSSSLNPEGIYV
- the LOC124856245 gene encoding ras association domain-containing protein 8 isoform X2 — translated: MELKVWVDGVQRVVCGVTEATTCQEVVIALAQAIGRTGRYTLVEKWRDTERHLAPHESPVASLNTWGQYAGDVQLILHRTGPSLTERPPSEGPPLRGPERGFHRQSLPPLAKLRHPNDGSLCRREPRRKSLTFTGAPRSLREILSGSQIGEAEGRRRLFLGNGGNHHHLGPACGTASPGLWTCRMEDLVRLVSLQRETLNVLEKKLEAYEAELQAWSRGRGARGAADLGRGGGLLDEILRLEKHLRKNEVEMEEEEFWATELQIEIESERQLEDRLQELRGRLQGCEIEMEEKLAMLKGVEAGLEEEKLQRERQETQWVSEAEARAQALRVKAELKAQERQAIQLESSCRAVDRSLGLSSKKLQIWQH